A DNA window from Paraburkholderia hospita contains the following coding sequences:
- a CDS encoding DUF5372 family protein, giving the protein MSDAGSRRFQVTHPYHPLHLQEFELVLHAKNWHEDRVWFHDANGRLRALPASWTSVVGEDPFNVVAAGRALFRVEELLALGRLIATLEP; this is encoded by the coding sequence GTGAGTGACGCTGGAAGCCGACGTTTTCAGGTAACTCATCCGTACCATCCCCTTCATTTGCAAGAATTCGAACTGGTCCTTCACGCCAAGAACTGGCATGAGGACAGGGTTTGGTTTCACGACGCGAATGGCCGACTGCGGGCGCTCCCCGCCAGCTGGACGAGCGTCGTCGGCGAGGACCCATTCAACGTCGTCGCTGCCGGGCGCGCCTTGTTTCGCGTAGAGGAGCTGCTTGCACTGGGGCGTTTGATCGCCACGTTGGAGCCATGA
- a CDS encoding FAD-dependent oxidoreductase, whose translation MSTHDISADAATPSELEIPYSSLEYRQHQMFPRLSPAEIKSLQRFAKPMSFKAGELIFETGHVALGLFVLLHGRVRIYSRDSFGRSTLVTEHEDGHFMAEMAQLSGKPALIDGVALTDIETLVIEPDRLRALIVADAQLGEHIMRALILRRLGLIEQGLGPIIVGNGDDARLVALQGFLRRNAYPAMVIDARSDPEAITLLGGMTTGPDDFPLVFCPNGYVLRAPDEAQLASCLGLVPTFEPSHVYDVAIVGAGPAGLAASVYAATEGLSVAVFDQRAPGGQAGASSRIENYLGFPTGISGHALAARAFQQALKFGAHLAIPGRVTDVNRSDGIFLLTLLDGQRISARTIVVASGAAYRKPAVPGLERFEGRGTYYWASTIEAKLVKGQDVVLVGGGNSAGQAVVFLANFARSIRVLIRGKDLNASMSRYLIDRIGSLPNVTLCTGCTLRSLDGDEAGLTHVHVRHEDDNEDEMIESRHLFLFIGADPKTDWLGSSGVDRDNRGFVVTGFARSEHGLSGASTQYPLETSVPGMFAVGDVRSESAKRVAAAVGDGAAVVSQIHAYLSQLTAKLVQEV comes from the coding sequence ATGAGTACCCACGATATATCCGCCGACGCGGCGACGCCGTCGGAGCTCGAAATTCCGTATTCTTCGCTGGAATATCGCCAGCATCAGATGTTTCCGCGTCTTTCGCCTGCGGAGATTAAAAGCCTGCAGCGCTTTGCCAAGCCGATGTCGTTCAAGGCCGGCGAACTGATCTTCGAAACAGGCCATGTCGCGCTAGGCCTTTTTGTGCTGTTGCATGGGCGTGTACGCATCTATTCGCGCGATAGTTTCGGGCGGTCGACGCTCGTCACGGAGCATGAAGACGGGCACTTCATGGCGGAGATGGCGCAGTTATCCGGCAAGCCCGCGTTAATCGACGGCGTTGCGTTGACGGATATCGAGACGCTCGTGATCGAGCCGGACAGGCTGCGCGCATTGATCGTCGCCGATGCTCAACTGGGCGAGCACATCATGCGCGCCCTGATCCTGCGGCGGCTTGGATTGATCGAGCAAGGGCTCGGACCAATCATCGTGGGCAACGGTGATGATGCGCGTTTGGTCGCCCTCCAGGGCTTCCTGCGTCGCAATGCCTACCCGGCGATGGTGATCGACGCGCGCAGCGATCCCGAGGCGATCACGCTGCTGGGCGGCATGACGACGGGTCCAGACGACTTTCCGCTCGTCTTTTGCCCGAACGGTTACGTGCTGCGTGCACCGGACGAGGCGCAGCTTGCGTCGTGTCTCGGACTCGTGCCGACATTCGAACCATCGCATGTCTATGACGTGGCTATCGTCGGCGCGGGTCCGGCCGGGCTCGCTGCGTCAGTCTACGCGGCGACCGAAGGTTTGTCGGTCGCCGTGTTTGACCAGCGGGCGCCGGGCGGGCAGGCTGGCGCCAGTTCACGGATCGAAAACTACCTTGGTTTTCCCACCGGCATTTCGGGTCATGCGCTCGCCGCCCGTGCATTCCAGCAGGCGCTGAAATTCGGCGCGCACCTCGCGATTCCCGGTAGGGTCACGGACGTGAACCGTAGTGACGGTATCTTTTTGCTGACACTGCTCGATGGGCAGCGTATCAGCGCTCGCACCATCGTGGTCGCCAGCGGAGCAGCCTATCGAAAGCCGGCGGTGCCAGGCCTCGAGCGTTTTGAAGGGCGCGGTACATATTACTGGGCGTCGACCATTGAAGCGAAGCTCGTGAAGGGCCAGGACGTCGTGCTGGTAGGTGGGGGCAATTCCGCCGGCCAGGCAGTCGTGTTTCTCGCCAATTTTGCGCGCAGCATCCGCGTGCTGATTCGCGGCAAGGACCTGAATGCGAGCATGTCGAGGTATCTGATCGACCGAATCGGTTCATTGCCCAACGTCACGCTGTGCACGGGTTGCACGCTACGATCGCTCGATGGCGACGAAGCTGGACTGACGCACGTCCATGTCCGGCACGAAGATGATAACGAAGACGAGATGATCGAGTCGCGTCACCTGTTCCTCTTTATCGGCGCGGACCCAAAGACAGACTGGTTGGGCTCGAGTGGCGTCGACCGCGACAACCGGGGGTTCGTCGTGACGGGGTTCGCGCGCAGCGAGCACGGACTGTCCGGAGCAAGCACGCAATACCCCCTCGAGACCAGCGTGCCTGGCATGTTCGCGGTCGGCGACGTGCGCTCGGAATCTGCGAAACGGGTGGCTGCGGCGGTGGGCGATGGCGCGGCGGTGGTCAGTCAGATCCACGCTTATCTGAGTCAGCTGACAGCAAAGTTGGTTCAGGAGGTTTAA
- a CDS encoding MBL fold metallo-hydrolase gives MLSVVAGAWSDATLAAAPRVKTQGPGFYRIMLGGFEVTALLDGTHAFPIDTVMEGVPKAEIARDLERDFLEEPVQGSINAFLVNTGSKLILIDSGAGVLYGDCCGKLLDNLRAAGYQPGQIDEVLLTHLHKDHVGGIVSNGAMTFPNAVVRTSQAEADYWLNPANKSRAPAFLSTFFDAAIASVAPYVAAGRFKPFSGDVELDPGIRSIAVPGHTPGHSAYLVESESKHLLVWGDIIHVAAIQLQNPMASVEYDTDAVAAQRSRRYALKLAADRGYLIGAAHISFPGLGHIRSTGNTYDWVPVNYEASPRQ, from the coding sequence ATGTTAAGCGTAGTAGCGGGCGCCTGGTCCGACGCGACACTCGCCGCCGCGCCCCGGGTTAAAACACAGGGGCCGGGTTTTTACCGGATCATGCTGGGCGGTTTCGAAGTGACGGCTCTGCTCGACGGCACCCATGCGTTTCCGATCGATACCGTGATGGAAGGCGTGCCGAAAGCGGAAATTGCGCGCGACCTGGAGCGTGATTTTCTCGAGGAGCCAGTTCAAGGCTCGATCAACGCGTTTCTGGTCAATACCGGTTCGAAGCTGATCCTCATCGATTCCGGCGCGGGCGTGCTCTACGGAGACTGCTGCGGCAAGCTGCTCGACAATTTGCGCGCGGCGGGCTATCAACCCGGACAGATCGACGAAGTGTTGCTGACCCATCTGCACAAGGACCATGTCGGTGGCATCGTTTCAAACGGTGCGATGACGTTTCCGAACGCGGTCGTGCGGACCAGTCAGGCCGAAGCCGACTACTGGCTGAACCCTGCCAACAAGTCCCGGGCGCCTGCGTTCCTCAGCACGTTCTTCGACGCTGCGATCGCATCCGTTGCCCCCTATGTCGCGGCCGGGCGCTTCAAGCCCTTCAGTGGGGACGTCGAGCTCGATCCCGGGATCCGCTCGATTGCGGTTCCCGGGCATACGCCGGGGCACAGCGCGTATCTCGTGGAGAGCGAGTCGAAACATCTGCTTGTCTGGGGTGACATCATCCATGTTGCGGCGATCCAGTTGCAGAATCCGATGGCTTCAGTCGAGTACGACACCGACGCGGTTGCGGCACAGCGCTCGCGCCGCTACGCGCTCAAGCTGGCCGCAGACAGAGGGTATCTGATCGGCGCCGCGCATATATCCTTCCCGGGTTTGGGTCACATCAGGAGCACCGGCAACACCTATGACTGGGTGCCCGTCAATTACGAAGCCTCGCCCCGTCAATGA
- a CDS encoding amidohydrolase family protein, which translates to MAELLSERTGPPLLPMLKPRDAIDELDRAAELPGVRGVYMGTNIDNRDLDDPLFEPVFARIEQLDLPVFLHPQQTVGGARLGDFYLSNLLGNPFDTAIAGSHLILGGVLDRHPRLQITLPHAGGALPILMGRLDAGWVVRPETRRLAQKPSDYLLHFSYDTVSHSGPVLNFLIQNIGIERLVLGGDYCFDMGYDQAIDFLDRLALSLEPRNQILGGNAAKLLTI; encoded by the coding sequence ATCGCGGAACTACTGTCTGAACGAACAGGGCCACCTCTGCTGCCCATGCTCAAGCCACGCGACGCAATCGACGAACTCGACCGCGCGGCCGAGTTGCCGGGTGTCCGCGGTGTCTACATGGGGACCAACATCGACAATCGTGATCTCGACGATCCACTGTTCGAACCGGTCTTTGCTCGCATCGAACAACTCGATCTGCCAGTGTTTTTGCATCCGCAGCAAACCGTCGGCGGCGCGAGACTCGGCGACTTCTACTTGAGCAACCTGCTAGGCAACCCGTTCGACACCGCTATAGCCGGTTCGCATCTGATACTCGGCGGCGTGCTGGACCGGCATCCCCGTTTGCAAATTACATTGCCGCACGCGGGCGGTGCATTGCCGATACTGATGGGTCGCCTCGACGCAGGCTGGGTGGTCCGCCCCGAAACACGGCGGCTGGCGCAAAAGCCGAGCGACTATCTGCTCCACTTCAGCTACGACACGGTCTCTCATTCCGGACCCGTGCTTAACTTTCTGATCCAGAACATCGGCATTGAGAGGCTGGTGCTTGGCGGTGACTACTGTTTTGATATGGGCTATGACCAGGCTATCGACTTTCTGGATCGTCTCGCACTTTCACTGGAGCCAAGAAATCAGATCCTCGGCGGCAATGCGGCAAAACTGCTGACGATCTAG
- a CDS encoding alpha/beta fold hydrolase — protein sequence METSTIALTHHTRRANGIRQHYLDTGSGPVVVLLHGFPETSFAWRYQIPVLARHYRVIAPDLRGYGETDKPSSGYDKRNMALDIIRLLDELGIGKVALVGHDRGARVATRLTKDHPERVDRLVVMDNVPTRVVAQNMNPQTARAYWFFLFHLVADLPETLIAGKEAEWLHHFFADWCYNPHTIEGADFETYVKAYKRPGAVRGAMADYRANAEDVAQDLVDADVKIACPTMALWGEDFYAVGGMFDMKAVWEGMATTLRAEPIARCGHLPQEEQPERVNELLVDFLRGWTGD from the coding sequence ATGGAAACATCAACGATCGCGCTCACGCATCACACGCGTCGTGCAAACGGCATTCGGCAACATTACCTGGATACCGGCAGCGGCCCGGTCGTCGTGCTGCTGCACGGTTTTCCCGAGACGAGCTTTGCGTGGCGCTACCAGATCCCTGTGCTTGCTCGGCACTACCGCGTCATCGCGCCGGACCTGCGCGGTTATGGCGAAACTGACAAACCCAGCTCGGGCTATGACAAGCGGAACATGGCGTTGGATATTATCCGGCTGCTCGACGAACTGGGGATCGGGAAGGTCGCGCTTGTCGGTCACGATCGTGGCGCACGTGTGGCGACGCGGCTGACCAAGGATCATCCTGAACGGGTCGATCGGCTCGTTGTGATGGACAACGTGCCGACGCGGGTGGTCGCGCAAAATATGAATCCGCAGACCGCGCGCGCCTACTGGTTCTTCCTGTTCCATCTGGTGGCGGACCTGCCGGAAACGCTGATCGCCGGCAAGGAGGCGGAGTGGCTGCACCACTTTTTCGCGGATTGGTGCTACAACCCGCACACCATCGAGGGCGCGGACTTCGAGACGTATGTGAAGGCCTACAAGCGGCCCGGCGCCGTGCGCGGCGCGATGGCGGATTATCGTGCGAATGCCGAGGATGTTGCGCAGGATCTCGTCGATGCGGATGTCAAGATCGCGTGCCCGACGATGGCGCTGTGGGGCGAGGACTTCTACGCGGTCGGCGGCATGTTCGATATGAAGGCGGTCTGGGAAGGGATGGCCACGACCCTACGCGCTGAGCCGATTGCGCGTTGTGGACATTTGCCCCAGGAAGAGCAGCCGGAGCGGGTCAACGAACTGCTGGTGGACTTTCTACGCGGCTGGACGGGTGACTGA
- a CDS encoding DUF3331 domain-containing protein produces the protein MTQSAIHLNQRKEVMLEESRIRREGCGSLREKPVVVPDGSRAPVWDHVISMLHSGDSYEGANEAHIARSSCRLAAYVPSPHIQVEIIERLSESSIAVLWQDATRCRYVDQVWIGCRARMQGRCALSDATIRRGDLIFKPKVRSALPANANAMILASVIAQILAKAAKGG, from the coding sequence ATGACGCAGAGCGCAATCCACCTGAATCAACGCAAAGAGGTGATGCTGGAGGAATCGCGAATCCGGCGAGAGGGATGTGGCTCGTTGCGCGAGAAACCGGTGGTCGTGCCAGACGGCAGTCGCGCTCCGGTGTGGGATCATGTGATCAGTATGCTCCACTCCGGTGATAGCTATGAAGGAGCGAACGAGGCGCACATCGCGCGGTCATCTTGTCGTCTCGCTGCGTATGTCCCGTCGCCGCATATCCAAGTCGAAATAATCGAGCGCCTGTCTGAATCATCAATAGCGGTTCTCTGGCAGGATGCAACCCGCTGCCGCTATGTCGATCAGGTGTGGATCGGTTGTCGCGCCCGCATGCAGGGGCGCTGCGCATTGAGCGACGCGACGATCCGCCGTGGCGATCTAATCTTCAAACCGAAGGTGCGCAGTGCGCTTCCGGCCAATGCCAATGCGATGATTCTGGCTTCCGTGATCGCGCAAATACTCGCCAAGGCTGCCAAGGGCGGTTAG
- a CDS encoding alginate export family protein produces MKPLKASVRPRRSSALRALRALLISTGLSAALPVSAADTALGGADDTSAGTSAATSTSGSASCARPVVMFNRWQENWSALANPCVPKRPFDSLKYIPLFGNPDAYISLGMVLRERLEVNDAPLFGLGTAHDDTYLLQRLEVHADVRLGPHVQIFTQFEDARPYGKDIVTPVDKNPLDLRQAFVAITEPLGPGTVKFRVGRQEMAFDLQRFVSVRDGPNVRQAFDAIWADYETGPWRWIAYATQPVQYRDNSDFDDVSNRDLTFSGVRVERKDVGPGDLSAYYSRYNRSNAHFLDATGDEHRDVFDARYSGNVNHLDWDVEAMYQSGHVGSKTIGAWAVGSLAGYTLATVPWTPRLGIQVDAASGDSHPGDGRVGTFNPLFPNGYYFALAGYTGYSNLIHVKPSLIVKPNSKLTLLAGVGLQWRETTADAVYQQGSAVVPGTAGRGGRWTGFYTQLRADWAVSANLAAALEAVHFQVGQSLRELGARNADYVGAEMKFSW; encoded by the coding sequence ATGAAGCCGCTAAAGGCGAGCGTGCGTCCGAGGCGTAGCTCTGCTCTACGTGCCTTGCGTGCTCTGCTGATCAGCACGGGGCTCTCGGCCGCGTTGCCTGTTTCGGCGGCGGATACCGCGCTTGGCGGCGCTGACGATACGTCTGCGGGCACCAGTGCCGCGACGTCAACCTCCGGGAGCGCATCGTGTGCGCGCCCCGTGGTCATGTTCAACAGATGGCAGGAAAACTGGTCGGCTTTAGCCAATCCGTGCGTGCCGAAACGGCCCTTCGATTCGTTGAAGTACATCCCGCTGTTCGGCAATCCCGACGCGTATATCTCGTTGGGGATGGTGCTGCGCGAACGGTTGGAGGTGAACGATGCGCCGTTGTTCGGACTCGGTACGGCGCACGACGACACGTACCTGCTGCAACGCCTGGAAGTTCACGCGGACGTCCGCCTCGGCCCTCATGTGCAGATCTTCACGCAATTTGAGGACGCGCGCCCATACGGCAAGGACATCGTCACACCCGTCGACAAAAACCCGCTGGATCTGCGGCAGGCGTTCGTCGCCATTACTGAGCCGCTTGGGCCAGGCACCGTCAAGTTTCGGGTGGGGCGGCAAGAAATGGCGTTTGACTTGCAACGATTCGTCTCTGTTCGTGACGGCCCGAACGTGCGTCAGGCGTTCGATGCGATCTGGGCTGACTATGAAACCGGTCCGTGGCGCTGGATCGCCTATGCGACGCAGCCGGTGCAGTATCGTGACAATTCTGATTTCGATGACGTTTCAAATCGCGATCTGACCTTCAGCGGCGTACGCGTGGAGCGCAAGGATGTCGGGCCAGGCGATCTGTCCGCGTACTACTCCCGCTACAACCGCAGCAATGCGCACTTTCTCGACGCGACCGGCGACGAACACCGTGACGTATTCGATGCGCGCTATTCCGGCAACGTCAACCATCTCGACTGGGACGTCGAAGCGATGTATCAGTCCGGACATGTCGGCAGCAAGACGATCGGTGCGTGGGCAGTGGGGTCGCTCGCCGGCTACACGCTGGCGACAGTGCCATGGACGCCGCGGCTCGGCATCCAGGTGGATGCCGCGTCGGGCGACAGCCATCCGGGAGACGGCCGCGTCGGCACATTCAATCCACTCTTTCCGAACGGCTACTACTTCGCGCTGGCGGGCTATACCGGCTACTCGAACCTGATTCACGTCAAGCCGTCGCTCATCGTGAAACCGAACAGCAAGCTGACGCTGCTGGCCGGCGTAGGCCTTCAATGGCGGGAGACCACTGCGGACGCGGTTTACCAGCAAGGATCCGCGGTCGTCCCGGGCACCGCGGGCCGTGGTGGGCGCTGGACCGGCTTCTATACACAGCTTCGCGCCGACTGGGCGGTCAGCGCGAATCTCGCCGCGGCGCTCGAAGCGGTGCATTTCCAGGTTGGGCAGTCGCTGCGCGAGTTGGGTGCCCGCAATGCCGACTATGTCGGCGCTGAAATGAAATTCAGCTGGTAG